One region of Duncaniella freteri genomic DNA includes:
- a CDS encoding IS4 family transposase produces the protein MNAGRYIFSQIVDFLPKRKFERIMEHRTKNKVEDRTLGWQLSYWGQLLVLIFGQLLGCRSLRELSDITTAHRKKSFHLGFGKEAVDRNILSRCNTNRDWHVFEEFANHMIVLAQEARIDREFCIGGKFYAFDSSTIDLCMSVYDWAKFRSTKSGIKLHTQLDIVTQIPVMINITNASVHDVNAMDIIDYEPLAGYIFDRGYWDLDRLHKIEELGAFFVIREKAKPKFIVEDGLDMPENGNILQDYTVRFTGRRNASNYPSRIRRIVAYIPDLKRSFVFYTNNFFLSAEQIVFLYKNRWQVELFFKWIKQHLRVTTFWGNSETSVRIQIYAAICTYCVVAIIEHKMKLERNIYEVMRILGSSLLVKEHIKDLLTPEPVPAQIANCHPTLDLEFD, from the coding sequence ATGAATGCAGGACGATACATTTTCAGCCAGATTGTTGACTTTTTGCCAAAACGCAAATTTGAAAGAATCATGGAGCATCGTACCAAAAATAAGGTTGAGGACAGAACCCTCGGATGGCAGTTGTCTTATTGGGGACAGTTGCTTGTCCTTATATTCGGTCAACTGCTCGGATGTCGAAGTCTCCGTGAACTCTCGGATATCACTACAGCACATCGCAAGAAATCCTTTCATCTCGGATTTGGCAAAGAAGCGGTAGACCGTAATATTCTCTCCAGATGCAATACCAATCGTGATTGGCATGTGTTCGAGGAGTTCGCCAACCATATGATTGTGCTGGCTCAGGAAGCCCGTATAGACCGGGAATTTTGTATCGGCGGCAAGTTCTATGCGTTCGATTCCTCCACGATTGACCTTTGCATGAGTGTTTATGACTGGGCAAAGTTCAGAAGCACCAAGTCCGGCATTAAACTGCATACCCAACTTGATATAGTGACGCAGATTCCAGTTATGATAAACATCACCAATGCCTCGGTTCATGATGTAAATGCGATGGATATCATTGATTATGAACCGTTGGCCGGTTATATCTTCGACCGTGGATACTGGGACTTGGATAGGCTTCATAAGATTGAGGAACTTGGAGCCTTCTTTGTCATAAGAGAGAAGGCTAAGCCGAAGTTCATTGTCGAGGATGGTCTGGACATGCCCGAGAATGGAAACATTCTTCAAGATTATACCGTAAGGTTTACCGGTAGACGCAATGCATCCAATTACCCTTCCCGGATTAGACGTATTGTAGCGTATATCCCTGACCTGAAGAGAAGTTTTGTTTTTTACACAAATAATTTCTTCCTGTCTGCCGAACAGATTGTGTTCCTTTACAAGAACCGATGGCAGGTGGAGCTTTTCTTCAAATGGATCAAACAGCACCTTAGAGTCACCACATTCTGGGGTAATTCCGAGACATCCGTCAGAATACAAATTTATGCGGCTATATGCACTTACTGCGTTGTCGCAATAATCGAACATAAAATGAAACTTGAAAGAAACATCTACGAAGTCATGAGAATCCTCGGCAGCTCCCTGCTTGTCAAGGAGCATATCAAGGACTTGTTGACTCCAGAACCGGTGCCAGCACAAATAGCAAATTGCCATCCAACTCTTGACCTCGAATTTGATTAA
- a CDS encoding YhcG family protein, whose translation MSKLIKTDAEYARWIHELKERYRSSQIKAATRVNQEMLRFYWSLGRDIVARDAENKYGTGFYKLLSQDLKDAIPEAEGFSRQNLQYMKKMYLLYSHAAANCQQLVGNSEGEICQQAVGNLSDTPAEILFSVPWGHHCTIIDKYFSKSDYDAALFYVRKVVEDGWSRGVLRSFIDTNLHLRQGKALTSFSRLLPAPNSDLAQELTKDPYIFDFTEMTEPYKERELKKALMANISRFLLELGSGFAYVGQEYRLKVGHTEQFIDLLFYNIKLHAYCVIEVKTATFGAGDIGQLGTYMTAVNHILKTKQDNPTIGLLICKDKDNVLAQYALESSSQPIGVAEFQLTKFIPDEFKSSLPSIEDIESELK comes from the coding sequence ATGAGCAAACTGATTAAAACCGATGCCGAATACGCACGGTGGATACATGAGTTAAAAGAACGCTACCGTAGCAGTCAGATTAAGGCAGCCACACGGGTAAACCAAGAGATGCTGCGCTTCTATTGGTCGTTGGGTCGTGACATAGTGGCTCGTGACGCTGAAAACAAATACGGCACGGGGTTTTACAAGCTTCTTAGCCAAGACCTTAAAGACGCAATCCCCGAAGCGGAGGGCTTCTCCCGACAGAATTTGCAGTACATGAAGAAGATGTATCTTCTTTACAGTCATGCGGCTGCAAATTGCCAACAACTTGTTGGCAATTCTGAGGGAGAGATATGCCAACAAGCTGTTGGCAATTTATCCGACACCCCGGCTGAAATATTGTTCTCTGTTCCGTGGGGACATCATTGCACCATTATTGACAAATATTTTTCAAAGTCAGACTATGATGCAGCGTTGTTTTATGTAAGGAAAGTTGTTGAGGATGGTTGGTCAAGAGGGGTGCTACGCTCATTCATTGACACAAATCTGCATTTAAGGCAGGGAAAGGCATTGACAAGTTTTTCGCGCTTGCTTCCTGCTCCCAATAGCGACCTTGCACAAGAACTGACAAAAGACCCGTATATCTTTGATTTTACCGAGATGACGGAGCCATATAAAGAGCGTGAATTGAAAAAAGCTCTTATGGCTAACATTTCACGATTTCTTCTTGAACTGGGTTCCGGCTTCGCTTATGTTGGCCAGGAATACCGATTAAAAGTAGGGCATACGGAGCAATTCATTGATTTGTTGTTCTATAACATTAAATTGCACGCTTATTGTGTGATAGAGGTCAAGACCGCCACATTTGGAGCGGGCGACATCGGTCAACTTGGAACATATATGACAGCCGTCAATCATATCCTCAAAACCAAACAGGATAATCCTACAATCGGGCTGCTGATATGCAAGGACAAAGACAATGTGCTTGCTCAATATGCCCTCGAATCCTCATCGCAACCTATCGGAGTGGCTGAATTTCAGCTCACAAAATTTATTCCCGATGAGTTCAAGAGTTCATTACCCTCAATTGAGGATATTGAATCAGAACTGAAATAA
- a CDS encoding site-specific integrase yields MKDSFFTLTFFPRKPRSEGNGEYPIYARITTEGQKTEFTIGRKVHPSNWDQRAQKSAGRSRRDLELNKYLEMVRSRFYEIHNRLLNEGRYINPQIMKNHYFGMVEKPKMLCDVFRETNVKRREEYERGDIGYATFSHWERCVTYLEEFIALTHGGDRDIAIKDVTAGFVQDFEHFLRVSKECANNTAVRYLRYLKNVIQYAIANKWISDDPFLGKRFKRTKADRGFLTEPELKSIMALDLKAFPRLECVRDTFVFCCFTGLAFIDVKTLKRSDISADANGNMWIRKNREKTEELSVIPLLDVPQTIMRKYSGHPVVLTTGVVLPVMSNQKVNAYLKEIADLAKISKHLTSHIARHYSNFYRLAVNELPRFTV; encoded by the coding sequence ATGAAGGATTCATTTTTTACGCTGACTTTCTTTCCGAGGAAGCCGCGTTCGGAAGGCAACGGGGAGTACCCCATCTATGCGAGAATAACAACCGAAGGTCAGAAGACCGAGTTTACAATCGGCAGGAAGGTACATCCGTCCAACTGGGACCAGCGCGCCCAGAAAAGTGCGGGACGCTCCCGCCGCGACTTAGAGCTTAACAAGTATCTTGAAATGGTGCGCTCCCGTTTCTATGAGATACACAACCGCCTGCTCAACGAGGGCCGTTACATCAATCCGCAGATAATGAAGAACCATTATTTCGGTATGGTGGAAAAGCCTAAGATGCTCTGCGACGTGTTCCGCGAGACAAACGTGAAGCGCAGGGAGGAATATGAGCGCGGTGACATCGGCTACGCCACTTTCAGCCACTGGGAGCGTTGTGTCACCTATCTGGAGGAGTTCATCGCCCTCACTCACGGAGGCGACAGGGATATAGCCATAAAGGATGTGACAGCCGGTTTCGTGCAGGATTTCGAGCATTTCCTGCGTGTGAGCAAGGAGTGCGCCAACAATACCGCTGTCCGGTATCTGCGCTACCTGAAGAATGTGATCCAGTATGCCATCGCCAACAAGTGGATCAGCGACGACCCGTTTCTTGGAAAGCGTTTCAAGCGCACTAAGGCGGACCGCGGCTTCCTCACTGAGCCGGAGCTGAAAAGCATAATGGCTCTCGACCTGAAGGCTTTTCCAAGACTTGAATGTGTCAGGGACACTTTCGTGTTCTGCTGCTTCACAGGGCTGGCGTTCATTGATGTCAAGACGCTGAAACGTTCAGACATATCGGCTGACGCCAACGGCAATATGTGGATAAGGAAGAACCGTGAGAAGACCGAGGAGCTGAGCGTAATACCGCTCCTTGACGTGCCGCAGACAATCATGCGCAAATACAGCGGTCACCCTGTCGTGCTGACAACCGGTGTGGTGCTTCCTGTGATGTCGAACCAGAAAGTCAACGCGTATCTCAAGGAGATTGCCGACCTTGCGAAAATCTCCAAACATCTCACGTCACACATCGCAAGACATTATTCAAATTTTTATCGGCTTGCTGTTAATGAGTTACCGAGATTTACGGTTTAA
- a CDS encoding DUF2750 domain-containing protein, translating into MKLTDKEISALLDKSAEVRYRYSIKRIADAYCLWTIISSDGSYCLIVGNGCQMLPIWPFKEYVEIYLCGKTVGFDVVSIDLNKFENEVINIICDNNFPISVFPVSDEDTGKIVDLDTFVKDLSVDLENYR; encoded by the coding sequence ATGAAACTGACCGATAAAGAAATATCTGCACTACTTGACAAATCTGCGGAAGTGCGTTACCGATATTCCATCAAGCGAATTGCCGACGCATACTGCTTGTGGACTATTATCTCAAGTGATGGCAGTTATTGTCTGATTGTCGGTAACGGATGCCAAATGCTTCCGATATGGCCTTTCAAGGAATATGTGGAGATATATCTGTGTGGGAAAACAGTCGGATTCGATGTCGTTTCAATAGATCTGAATAAATTTGAAAATGAAGTGATTAACATTATTTGCGATAACAACTTCCCAATCTCTGTTTTCCCTGTATCGGATGAAGACACTGGAAAGATTGTAGATCTTGATACTTTTGTAAAGGATTTATCCGTTGATCTTGAAAACTACCGATAA
- a CDS encoding transposase encodes MNVLAILKDFTFRCKSVFENTTTKMSKRFLNWLILTIRTVALIPGKVNFTRLSRYGGRTAKTFASNFKTSVDWMKVNIGMAQDCFEPADDMAVAIDPSFISKSGRLTYGIGRFWSGVAQRVKRGLEIMAIGAISLSKHTCVMLGAVQSPNFRTLESEKQMSMLGWYVALVRSKATELLSLTDILVADAFFSKYEFVNEVIGMGFRFVGRLRANSYLRYLAIPDSSAPRRRGRKKKYGEKVDFSNLDMSVFTSFIYEDSKGNKNRCHTAVVHSRALKRDIRIVVCPVENAEPLLYFSTDTNMRPEKIIGFYRTRFQIEFGIRDAKQFTGLQSQQTRDRERLDFAFNLSFTALNVCKEVIRKDYPDLSVAQFKRLMFESYLASTIISTCGKSPHLKIIQKINHRLTQLAA; translated from the coding sequence ATGAACGTATTGGCGATTCTCAAAGACTTCACCTTTCGGTGTAAGTCGGTATTTGAAAATACTACAACCAAGATGAGCAAAAGGTTCCTCAACTGGCTGATTTTAACAATACGCACTGTGGCGTTGATTCCGGGCAAAGTCAATTTTACCCGGCTGTCGCGCTATGGCGGTCGTACAGCCAAGACCTTTGCTTCCAATTTCAAGACATCCGTAGACTGGATGAAAGTCAACATAGGTATGGCGCAGGATTGTTTTGAGCCGGCCGATGACATGGCAGTGGCAATCGATCCGTCGTTCATTTCAAAGTCAGGCAGACTGACGTATGGCATAGGCCGTTTCTGGTCAGGGGTGGCACAACGTGTGAAACGCGGTCTGGAGATAATGGCGATCGGGGCAATAAGTCTGAGTAAACATACATGCGTGATGCTCGGTGCTGTCCAGTCACCGAACTTCAGGACTCTTGAATCTGAGAAACAAATGTCAATGCTTGGCTGGTATGTGGCACTTGTCAGGTCAAAGGCGACAGAGCTGCTCTCACTGACGGATATTCTGGTTGCCGATGCCTTCTTTTCCAAATATGAATTTGTGAATGAAGTGATTGGCATGGGATTTCGATTTGTCGGGAGATTACGTGCCAACTCATATCTGAGGTATCTGGCCATACCGGATTCCTCCGCCCCGCGAAGACGCGGCAGAAAGAAAAAGTATGGAGAGAAAGTGGATTTCTCCAACCTTGACATGTCCGTGTTCACTTCATTCATATATGAGGATTCCAAAGGAAACAAAAACCGATGTCACACGGCGGTCGTGCATTCGAGGGCATTGAAACGCGACATCCGTATCGTGGTCTGTCCGGTTGAAAACGCAGAGCCTCTTCTTTACTTCTCTACCGACACCAATATGAGGCCTGAAAAGATCATCGGTTTCTACCGCACCCGCTTTCAGATTGAGTTCGGTATACGCGATGCCAAGCAGTTTACCGGACTTCAGTCACAGCAGACCCGCGACAGGGAGCGGCTTGACTTTGCGTTCAATCTTTCCTTCACTGCCCTCAATGTCTGCAAAGAGGTCATAAGGAAGGATTATCCGGATCTTTCGGTAGCGCAGTTCAAACGGCTTATGTTTGAATCTTATCTCGCCTCAACAATTATTTCGACTTGCGGAAAATCTCCGCATCTAAAAATAATTCAGAAAATAAATCATCGGTTGACTCAGTTAGCGGCTTAG
- a CDS encoding RNA-binding domain-containing protein — MALPINIEELLKKRRVESSRIEFKSGWNPERIYRSIGAFANDFDNIGGGYILVGVEEENGMAKRPVKGLEPEQLDRIQREMQGYNNLIEPFYLPRPSVEEIDGRNILVIWVPGGEHRPYAVPENVTAKTKVARYYIRNGSTTIEAKGDVLEELRDMANRTPFDERGNPDIKLSDISPWLVRDYLRTVDSRLDEKLETDGSGEALMDVLEQMDLLTGPTEHRIFRNVAAMMFCEKPEKFFPYSRIEIVVFEKSRIETPDRFTEIGPISGSVPRMVKETMRIFKSLVIKEQVRKIPTQSEALRAFNYPEEALEEAVVNSLYHRSWQEREPVEITIEEDGISILNFPGPDRSIPDEAIREGRILKSRRYRNKRLGEFLKELDLTEGRSTGIPTIQRALAVNGSPSATIETAPERLFCIIHIPVHPAFRGEKTVDVPKNVLLNVPKKLTERQSHIIEIIKENPRITRAEIAAILEVTVKTVGRELSSLSDLVQYVGSKKGGHWEIL; from the coding sequence ATGGCATTACCAATCAACATAGAGGAGCTCCTCAAAAAACGCAGGGTGGAATCCAGCCGTATTGAGTTCAAGAGCGGATGGAATCCGGAAAGGATATACCGCAGCATCGGTGCTTTCGCCAACGACTTCGACAATATCGGAGGCGGTTATATCCTCGTCGGTGTTGAGGAAGAAAACGGTATGGCCAAACGGCCGGTCAAAGGACTGGAACCGGAACAGCTTGACAGGATACAGAGGGAAATGCAGGGATATAATAATCTTATCGAGCCATTTTATCTCCCGCGCCCCTCGGTTGAGGAGATTGACGGGCGGAACATACTGGTCATATGGGTTCCCGGCGGTGAACATCGTCCATATGCGGTCCCTGAAAACGTCACGGCAAAGACAAAGGTCGCCAGATATTATATCAGGAACGGCTCAACCACTATTGAAGCCAAAGGTGATGTTTTGGAAGAGCTACGCGATATGGCCAATCGCACTCCGTTTGATGAGCGCGGTAATCCCGACATCAAGTTGTCGGATATCTCCCCATGGCTTGTCCGGGACTATTTACGCACTGTTGACAGCCGTCTTGATGAAAAGCTTGAAACAGATGGCTCCGGTGAGGCATTGATGGATGTTCTTGAACAGATGGATCTGTTGACTGGACCGACAGAACACAGGATATTCCGCAATGTCGCGGCCATGATGTTCTGCGAGAAACCGGAAAAGTTCTTTCCATATTCCCGTATCGAGATCGTTGTTTTTGAGAAGAGCCGCATTGAAACGCCGGACAGGTTTACAGAGATAGGTCCGATTTCAGGCTCTGTCCCTCGGATGGTCAAAGAGACCATGCGGATTTTCAAGTCGTTGGTAATAAAAGAGCAGGTAAGAAAAATCCCGACACAAAGCGAGGCTTTGAGGGCGTTCAATTACCCGGAGGAAGCTTTGGAGGAAGCCGTGGTAAACAGTCTTTATCACAGGAGCTGGCAAGAACGGGAGCCTGTTGAAATCACCATCGAGGAGGATGGAATCTCTATACTTAATTTTCCCGGCCCCGACCGCTCCATCCCTGACGAGGCGATAAGGGAAGGTCGCATCCTGAAAAGCCGACGCTACCGCAACAAGCGTCTCGGGGAGTTCCTTAAGGAACTTGACCTTACTGAGGGCCGTTCTACCGGCATCCCTACGATACAGCGCGCCCTTGCCGTAAACGGATCACCGTCTGCCACCATAGAAACGGCTCCCGAACGCCTGTTCTGCATAATCCATATACCTGTGCATCCTGCATTCAGGGGAGAAAAAACAGTGGATGTCCCTAAAAATGTCCTCTTAAATGTCCCTAAAAAACTTACTGAACGGCAATCGCACATTATTGAGATTATAAAAGAAAATCCCCGGATAACAAGAGCGGAGATAGCCGCAATACTCGAAGTTACCGTCAAAACAGTTGGCCGGGAACTATCATCGCTTTCAGACCTCGTACAATATGTAGGCTCAAAGAAAGGCGGTCACTGGGAAATTTTATAA
- a CDS encoding contact-dependent growth inhibition system immunity protein, with product MKNEILNKSLLELGEWTWLRQPSGDDLQSDRLTMELDCLSKKKLCDYSNSDIYLAVSQEKGLRFTLPLAIRLIEDDILIECEFYEGDLLKAVLQIPTTYYQLNVDDFIKVASLISLKDNKRIMSDYHGNRELRLLFDLWCDYRKSYRVRIITNNYRLPIDDVKEFLYQTVGDDSSSEVDFSDYTHYWKSDNQGEITAMISTVIPFDILRQRIAEQWTIADKIGNSFVVDSRMSKIFNKLIYWMSIDLDS from the coding sequence ATGAAGAATGAGATATTGAATAAGTCACTGCTTGAGCTTGGTGAGTGGACTTGGCTCCGGCAGCCGTCTGGCGATGATTTGCAGTCAGACCGCCTTACTATGGAGTTGGACTGTCTAAGTAAGAAGAAACTTTGCGATTATAGCAATTCTGATATATACCTTGCGGTGAGTCAAGAAAAAGGGTTGCGATTTACTCTGCCATTGGCTATCAGACTTATTGAAGATGATATACTAATTGAATGTGAGTTTTATGAAGGAGATTTGTTAAAGGCGGTTCTTCAAATACCAACGACATATTACCAGCTTAATGTCGATGATTTCATCAAAGTGGCAAGTCTGATTTCTTTGAAAGACAACAAAAGAATCATGTCTGATTATCATGGCAACAGAGAACTCCGTCTGTTATTTGATTTATGGTGCGATTACCGCAAATCATATAGGGTAAGGATTATCACTAACAATTATCGGCTACCGATAGATGATGTAAAGGAATTTCTATATCAGACTGTTGGAGATGACTCGTCTTCCGAAGTTGATTTTTCAGACTATACACACTATTGGAAATCAGACAATCAAGGAGAAATCACAGCGATGATTTCAACTGTAATACCTTTTGATATTCTTCGCCAACGCATAGCCGAACAATGGACTATAGCTGATAAAATTGGCAATTCATTTGTTGTTGACTCTCGTATGTCTAAAATTTTCAACAAGCTCATTTATTGGATGAGTATTGACTTAGATTCATGA
- a CDS encoding site-specific integrase has protein sequence MATITRSLSSKVNANGEAEIMLRLSVSRELRLRLKSGIFVEATRFRDGKIIMPRADRKTLAKLQIINDNLISLESRLISLCVSTPQKSLSKEFFEDAILRHHHPELFEAALKKMSFFDVFNEFLDKHLDGAPLSGHYKVLARLLRRFELYRQKTTRTKFTLILNDFDSAEIERFKEFVVNEPKIYDKYPSIYKTASDVVETARKPRRPEKRGENSVIGILKRLRAFFNWCVRRGYLDRTPFATFTGIGSEKYGTPYYITIEERDLIADFDLSDKPALEVQRDIFVFQCLIGCRVSDLLEMTSGSIINGAIEYIPNKTKNERPGVVRVPLNTRARQLVEKYSAKGAEKLFPFISAQKYNEAIKKIFTLCEITRMVTVRNPKTGEEEKRPINEIASSHVARRTFIGNLYKKVKDPSLVGALSGHKEGSKAFARYREIDEDMKKELVSLLD, from the coding sequence ATGGCAACCATAACACGCTCTCTATCCTCTAAGGTCAACGCCAATGGCGAAGCTGAAATCATGTTGCGACTGTCGGTGTCGCGCGAACTGCGTCTGCGCCTGAAAAGCGGCATCTTTGTTGAGGCTACCCGTTTTCGTGACGGTAAGATCATTATGCCACGCGCAGACCGAAAGACACTGGCAAAGTTACAAATAATAAATGACAATCTGATATCTTTGGAGAGCCGACTGATTTCACTCTGTGTAAGCACACCACAAAAGTCTCTCTCCAAAGAATTTTTCGAGGACGCTATTCTGCGTCACCACCACCCGGAACTGTTTGAGGCCGCTCTGAAGAAGATGTCGTTTTTCGATGTGTTCAATGAATTTCTCGACAAGCATCTTGACGGCGCACCACTGTCAGGCCACTACAAGGTGCTTGCCCGACTGTTGCGTCGCTTTGAGCTGTACAGGCAGAAAACGACCCGGACAAAGTTCACGCTTATTCTCAACGACTTTGATTCCGCTGAGATAGAGCGGTTCAAGGAATTTGTGGTCAATGAGCCGAAAATTTATGACAAATATCCCTCAATATACAAGACCGCCTCTGATGTCGTTGAGACTGCACGTAAGCCCCGTCGCCCGGAGAAACGCGGCGAGAATTCTGTCATAGGGATACTAAAAAGGCTTCGGGCTTTCTTCAACTGGTGTGTGAGACGTGGCTATCTCGACCGTACTCCGTTCGCAACTTTCACAGGTATAGGCAGTGAGAAATACGGCACTCCTTACTATATCACAATAGAGGAGCGCGATTTGATAGCCGATTTCGACCTGTCGGATAAACCGGCTTTGGAGGTGCAACGCGACATATTTGTTTTTCAGTGCCTTATCGGTTGCCGAGTGTCGGACTTGTTGGAAATGACGTCGGGAAGCATCATAAACGGTGCAATCGAGTACATCCCCAACAAGACCAAGAATGAACGCCCGGGGGTTGTACGAGTGCCACTTAATACACGCGCACGGCAATTGGTGGAGAAATATTCTGCCAAAGGAGCTGAGAAACTGTTTCCTTTCATCAGCGCACAGAAATACAACGAGGCAATAAAAAAGATATTCACTCTCTGCGAGATAACCCGAATGGTGACTGTCCGCAATCCAAAGACCGGGGAAGAGGAGAAACGCCCGATAAATGAGATTGCAAGCAGCCATGTGGCACGGCGTACATTCATCGGCAATCTATACAAGAAAGTCAAGGATCCCAGTCTTGTTGGGGCTTTGTCAGGGCATAAAGAGGGCAGCAAGGCTTTCGCCAGATACAGGGAGATTGACGAGGATATGAAAAAAGAACTTGTCAGCTTGCTCGACTGA